Proteins from a genomic interval of Rhizobium etli CFN 42:
- a CDS encoding bifunctional alpha/beta hydrolase/class I SAM-dependent methyltransferase, whose protein sequence is MLQAADSCQPSLTARPMRESEFVSHDGARLFYRTWPATGAAPKGAIILLHRGHEHSGRVAHLATELGLDDFAFYAWDARGHGRSPGERGYSPSFAASVRDLDCFVRHVSETSGTAVTDIAVIAQSVGAVLATTWVHDYAPPIRALVLASPAFSVKLYVPFAREGIALWEKLKGTFFVNSYVKARFLTHDPERIASFEADPLITRPIASNILLQLYEAAARVVDDARAITVPTQLLISGSDWVVRHAPQHRFYENLGSRIKERHVLPGFYHDTLGEKDRAIALAEVRRFIDARFAEPRAPADLRTAHVQGYTKDEADRLASPLDATSPRGIYWALSRLNIRLGALASEGIKTGVKTGFDSGSTLDYVYENKPRGLGPGGRLIDKVFLEAIGWRGIRQRKLHLQELIEYGLKRLKAAGRSTHLLDIAAGHGRYVLDAIEAAGVRPDSARLQDYSPINVDAGRNSIARRGLNDFVSFHQQDAFDGEGLAAITPAPDLAIVSGLYELFSDNAMIAASLSGIARAMQPGGLLIYTNQPWHPQLEMIARALTSHRGGQAWVMRRRTQEEMDQLVAAAGFRKLEQRIDQWGIFTVSLAERI, encoded by the coding sequence GTGCTGCAAGCTGCCGACAGTTGCCAACCGTCCTTGACGGCCAGGCCGATGCGTGAATCCGAATTCGTGTCGCACGATGGCGCGCGACTGTTTTATCGGACGTGGCCTGCGACCGGCGCTGCACCGAAGGGTGCAATCATTCTTCTCCATCGCGGCCACGAGCACAGCGGCCGCGTCGCCCATCTCGCCACCGAGCTCGGTCTCGATGATTTTGCCTTTTACGCTTGGGACGCACGCGGCCACGGGCGTTCACCGGGGGAGCGCGGCTATTCGCCATCCTTCGCAGCATCGGTGCGTGACCTGGATTGCTTTGTCCGTCATGTCAGCGAGACAAGCGGGACTGCCGTTACAGACATTGCCGTGATTGCGCAGAGCGTCGGCGCGGTCCTCGCCACCACCTGGGTGCACGATTATGCGCCGCCGATCCGTGCGCTCGTGCTGGCTTCACCGGCCTTCAGTGTCAAGCTCTATGTGCCCTTTGCCAGGGAAGGCATTGCGCTGTGGGAAAAGCTCAAGGGGACATTCTTCGTCAATTCCTATGTCAAGGCGAGATTTTTGACGCACGACCCCGAGCGCATCGCCTCCTTTGAAGCCGACCCATTGATCACCCGTCCGATTGCCTCCAACATTCTGCTGCAGCTTTATGAGGCTGCAGCCCGCGTCGTCGACGACGCCCGTGCCATCACCGTTCCGACCCAATTGCTGATCTCCGGCAGCGACTGGGTGGTGCGACACGCGCCGCAGCACCGGTTCTACGAAAACCTCGGCAGCCGCATCAAGGAGCGGCATGTGCTTCCCGGCTTCTATCATGACACACTGGGCGAGAAGGACCGCGCGATTGCGCTCGCCGAGGTCCGCCGTTTTATCGATGCGCGTTTCGCCGAGCCCCGGGCGCCCGCCGATCTTCGCACCGCCCATGTCCAGGGTTATACCAAGGACGAGGCCGACCGGCTCGCGAGCCCTCTGGACGCCACGTCTCCCCGCGGCATTTACTGGGCGCTCAGCCGTCTCAACATCAGGCTCGGCGCGCTGGCGTCGGAAGGCATAAAGACCGGGGTCAAGACGGGTTTCGATTCCGGCTCGACGCTCGATTATGTCTATGAGAACAAGCCGCGGGGGCTCGGTCCCGGCGGGCGGTTGATCGACAAGGTGTTTCTGGAGGCAATCGGCTGGCGCGGCATCAGGCAGCGCAAGCTGCACTTGCAGGAGCTGATCGAATACGGGCTCAAGCGCCTAAAAGCAGCCGGCCGCAGCACCCATCTGCTCGACATAGCGGCCGGCCACGGCCGTTATGTCCTTGACGCGATTGAGGCGGCTGGCGTGCGCCCCGATAGTGCGCGACTGCAGGATTATTCCCCGATCAACGTCGACGCCGGCCGCAACAGCATTGCCAGGCGCGGCCTCAATGATTTTGTCAGCTTTCACCAGCAGGATGCCTTTGACGGCGAGGGGCTGGCGGCAATCACCCCGGCTCCGGATCTGGCAATCGTCTCCGGCCTTTACGAGCTGTTTTCCGACAATGCGATGATTGCCGCTTCGTTGAGCGGGATTGCCCGCGCGATGCAGCCCGGTGGCCTGCTCATCTACACCAACCAGCCATGGCATCCACAACTGGAGATGATCGCCCGCGCGCTGACCTCCCACCGCGGCGGCCAGGCCTGGGTGATGCGGCGGCGGACGCAGGAAGAAATGGACCAACTGGTCGCCGCAGCCGGTTTCCGCAAGCTCGAACAGCGCATCGACCAGTGGGGCATTTTCACCGTCTCGTTGGCGGAAAGAATTTGA
- a CDS encoding CDP-alcohol phosphatidyltransferase family protein: MSVYQLKSRFQNILRPLVRALATRGVTANQVTSVAAAVSVALGLLLSVVPRPQLFLFVPVWFLLRMGLNAIDGMLAREHGQKSILGAYLNEIGDVVSDIALYLPFALIDPNGLMPAMAVILLSVLTEFAGILGQTVGASRRYDGPMGKSDRAVLFGALGVFVAVGGTFAAWSLWLWAVMALLLMWTVINRVSAGIGEARTAAR; the protein is encoded by the coding sequence ATGTCTGTTTATCAATTGAAGTCCCGTTTTCAGAATATCCTTCGTCCTCTGGTGCGCGCGCTCGCAACGCGAGGCGTCACCGCCAATCAGGTGACTTCAGTTGCCGCCGCCGTTTCTGTGGCACTTGGCCTTCTTCTCAGTGTCGTCCCACGTCCGCAGTTGTTCCTGTTCGTGCCTGTCTGGTTTCTCTTGCGCATGGGCCTCAATGCCATAGACGGCATGCTCGCGCGCGAACATGGGCAAAAGAGCATTTTGGGCGCCTATCTCAATGAGATCGGTGATGTCGTGTCGGATATCGCCCTGTATCTGCCGTTTGCACTGATCGATCCGAACGGCCTGATGCCGGCAATGGCTGTCATACTGCTGTCTGTGCTGACGGAATTTGCCGGAATATTGGGTCAAACCGTCGGCGCTAGCCGGCGCTACGACGGGCCAATGGGCAAAAGCGATCGCGCGGTGCTTTTCGGGGCGCTCGGCGTCTTTGTCGCCGTTGGCGGTACCTTTGCAGCATGGTCCTTGTGGCTTTGGGCAGTGATGGCTCTCCTTCTCATGTGGACTGTCATCAACCGTGTCAGCGCCGGCATTGGCGAGGCCCGCACGGCGGCTCGATAG
- a CDS encoding PspA/IM30 family protein, with amino-acid sequence MAPTSKTPHPSLLRYRLAPDDRARQALDDTIAAYRRMLDILTKLIDDKAGANLVVLHDLAYETVREHTGLPARLVTLGLRDFAANRGVIPDPLQLPLDEKLFAIKGPSDLTIATVHGRVAVPFDVAGYSRGWESIFPAFLAANQDRYEINIGVTPNSARMEENMTNEGILSRMGRLIAGIANAAIDKAEGVNKIAVIEQAIREIDAAAEEARTDLGKARAEEYRIQSRKDEIIEDMNALDEKIRLAVSSGRDDLAKAGVARQIDLESQIAALDKALADAKEQVDEGQKALQAVLATRREADARLADFKRSIAKHPEEALAGHSKPTPGAGAARAAAAVSRLTGVPSAENVQSSELDELDRLHREQAIEARLARFKADNR; translated from the coding sequence ATGGCACCGACGAGCAAGACACCGCATCCATCGCTATTGCGCTATCGGCTAGCGCCTGACGATCGGGCGCGACAGGCGCTGGACGACACCATCGCCGCCTATCGGAGGATGCTCGACATCCTGACCAAGCTCATCGACGACAAAGCCGGCGCCAATCTCGTCGTCCTGCATGACCTTGCTTATGAGACCGTCCGCGAGCACACAGGCCTGCCGGCGCGGCTGGTGACGCTTGGCCTTCGCGATTTCGCTGCCAATCGGGGCGTCATCCCCGATCCGCTGCAGCTGCCGCTCGATGAGAAGCTCTTCGCCATAAAAGGCCCCTCGGACCTGACCATAGCTACGGTGCACGGGCGCGTTGCAGTGCCCTTCGATGTCGCCGGCTACTCCAGGGGATGGGAGAGTATCTTTCCCGCATTCCTTGCAGCCAACCAGGATCGCTACGAGATTAACATCGGCGTCACGCCGAATTCGGCTCGGATGGAGGAAAACATGACGAATGAAGGCATTCTTTCACGCATGGGCCGCCTGATCGCGGGCATCGCCAATGCAGCGATCGACAAAGCGGAAGGCGTCAACAAGATCGCCGTCATCGAACAGGCGATCCGCGAAATCGACGCGGCTGCCGAGGAAGCTCGCACCGACCTCGGCAAGGCGCGCGCCGAGGAATACCGCATTCAGAGCCGCAAGGACGAAATCATCGAAGACATGAACGCGCTCGATGAGAAGATCCGCCTGGCGGTCTCCTCCGGGCGCGACGATCTCGCCAAGGCCGGCGTTGCCCGTCAGATCGATCTGGAGTCCCAGATCGCCGCGCTTGACAAGGCGCTGGCCGATGCCAAAGAGCAGGTGGATGAGGGCCAGAAAGCCCTGCAGGCGGTGCTGGCCACGCGCCGGGAAGCCGACGCCCGCCTGGCCGATTTCAAGCGCAGCATCGCCAAGCATCCCGAAGAGGCTCTGGCCGGCCACAGCAAACCGACGCCGGGCGCAGGTGCTGCCCGCGCCGCCGCGGCAGTCTCGCGGCTGACCGGCGTTCCATCGGCCGAAAACGTCCAAAGTTCCGAACTGGACGAACTCGACCGATTGCACCGCGAGCAGGCGATCGAGGCTCGTCTTGCGCGTTTCAAGGCGGATAACCGGTGA
- a CDS encoding OB-fold-containig protein, producing MGLFLAPECLPFAIAAAVLAGLTVIEMLATVMGFSITELLGKPDLHGHDGVAGYLSWLNVGGVPLLILLMMALGFFAIAGFAMQAVAGAFWAPLPAAVAAIPALVLTFPMVRASSRTVARIVPHDETYAVDLDTLVGRTAEVSLGLLDQGLPGRVRVKDQHGNWHVLRARAAKGQDPLKVGRQVLLVDRKADVFIAIPALADPAGADNQSFREQP from the coding sequence ATGGGACTTTTCCTCGCTCCTGAATGCCTTCCCTTTGCGATCGCCGCCGCCGTGCTTGCCGGCCTGACCGTGATCGAGATGCTGGCAACCGTCATGGGTTTTTCAATAACCGAGCTTCTCGGGAAACCGGATCTCCACGGCCATGACGGCGTTGCGGGCTACCTGTCGTGGCTCAATGTCGGCGGCGTTCCCCTGCTCATCCTCCTGATGATGGCGCTTGGCTTCTTCGCCATTGCGGGCTTTGCCATGCAGGCGGTCGCCGGCGCTTTCTGGGCGCCGTTGCCGGCCGCCGTCGCCGCCATTCCCGCCTTGGTGCTCACCTTCCCGATGGTCCGGGCCTCGAGCCGGACGGTGGCAAGGATCGTCCCGCACGACGAGACCTATGCCGTCGATCTCGACACCCTCGTCGGCCGGACGGCGGAAGTGTCGCTTGGCCTGCTCGACCAGGGGCTTCCGGGGCGCGTCCGCGTCAAGGACCAGCACGGAAACTGGCATGTTCTGAGAGCCAGGGCCGCCAAGGGCCAGGACCCGCTGAAGGTCGGCAGGCAGGTTCTCCTCGTCGATCGCAAGGCTGATGTGTTTATCGCCATTCCCGCTCTCGCCGACCCGGCCGGAGCGGACAATCAATCTTTCAGGGAGCAGCCATGA
- a CDS encoding metallophosphoesterase family protein → MRFAAIADIHGNHLALEAVLTDIEAQGIEEIVNLGDFFSGPLEAGRTADMLMPLSLTSVRGNHDRYLIEQDPAAMHASDAAAYRQLTPAHLDWLRGLPFDAVYRGEVYLCHATPKDDNLYWLESVSPQGHVFPKPIDAIEALAEGIELPLILCGHSHIPRAVRLSDGRLIVNPGSVGCPAYDDVLPYYHKVEAGHPLAGYAILEKTAAGWTWQFRNVAYDHVAMSALAAERGRADWASALATGWVR, encoded by the coding sequence ATGCGTTTCGCGGCGATTGCTGATATCCATGGGAACCATCTGGCGCTCGAGGCGGTGCTTACAGATATCGAGGCGCAGGGCATCGAGGAGATCGTCAACCTCGGCGATTTTTTCAGCGGCCCACTGGAGGCTGGCCGCACGGCTGACATGCTGATGCCGCTCAGCCTGACTTCGGTGCGCGGCAATCATGACCGCTATCTGATCGAGCAGGATCCGGCAGCCATGCATGCCTCGGATGCCGCCGCCTATCGGCAACTGACGCCGGCCCATCTCGACTGGCTGCGGGGTCTGCCGTTCGATGCCGTCTATCGCGGTGAGGTCTATCTCTGCCATGCAACGCCCAAAGACGACAATCTCTACTGGCTGGAGTCCGTGTCGCCGCAGGGGCATGTCTTTCCGAAGCCTATCGACGCGATCGAGGCGCTCGCCGAAGGCATCGAGCTGCCGCTGATCCTCTGCGGCCATAGTCACATTCCCCGTGCCGTCCGACTCTCGGACGGCCGGCTGATCGTCAATCCCGGCAGTGTCGGCTGCCCTGCCTATGACGATGTGCTGCCCTATTATCATAAGGTCGAAGCCGGCCATCCGCTGGCCGGCTATGCCATTCTGGAAAAGACGGCGGCGGGATGGACATGGCAGTTTAGGAATGTCGCCTACGACCACGTGGCGATGTCGGCACTGGCCGCCGAAAGGGGCCGTGCCGACTGGGCGAGTGCGCTGGCGACGGGCTGGGTGAGGTAG
- the uraH gene encoding hydroxyisourate hydrolase, whose protein sequence is MTGLTTHVLDTALGKPAKALKIDLFQLDGEIRRHLKTVETNADGRVDGGSILAGESFHVGTYELVFHAGDYLRACGTPLPHPAFLDLVPIRFGIADVTAHYHVPLLLSPYGYSTYRGS, encoded by the coding sequence ATGACCGGACTGACGACACATGTTCTCGACACCGCCCTCGGCAAGCCCGCCAAGGCCCTCAAGATCGATCTTTTCCAGCTCGACGGCGAGATCCGCAGGCATCTGAAGACAGTCGAGACCAATGCCGACGGCCGGGTCGACGGCGGCTCGATCCTCGCCGGGGAAAGCTTCCACGTGGGAACCTATGAACTGGTCTTCCACGCAGGCGATTATCTCAGAGCCTGCGGCACGCCGCTGCCGCATCCGGCCTTCCTCGATCTGGTGCCGATCCGCTTCGGCATTGCCGATGTCACGGCGCATTACCATGTGCCGCTCCTGCTTTCGCCTTACGGCTATTCCACCTATCGCGGCAGTTAG
- a CDS encoding ureidoglycolate lyase, whose translation MPEFLDIRPLTRSAFAPFGEVIEADPASMRLINGGTTERFHALAAAEAAGEGARVIINLFRGQPRSFPYDVDMMERHPFGSQSFSPISGRPFLVVVSEDEGGRPGKPQVFFARGDQGVNYRRNVWHHPLMALGQTSDFLVVDRDGLGNNLEEFFFETPFVIKEPAP comes from the coding sequence TTGCCCGAATTTCTCGACATCCGCCCACTCACCAGATCGGCCTTTGCCCCTTTCGGCGAGGTGATCGAAGCCGACCCAGCCTCGATGCGGCTCATCAATGGCGGCACGACCGAGCGTTTTCATGCGCTGGCTGCGGCGGAGGCGGCGGGCGAGGGCGCGCGCGTCATCATCAATCTCTTTCGCGGCCAGCCGCGCAGCTTCCCCTATGACGTCGACATGATGGAGCGCCATCCCTTCGGCAGTCAGAGTTTCTCGCCGATTTCCGGCCGGCCCTTTCTCGTCGTCGTCTCCGAGGACGAGGGCGGACGTCCGGGCAAGCCGCAGGTGTTTTTCGCGCGGGGGGACCAGGGCGTGAACTACCGCCGCAATGTCTGGCATCATCCGCTGATGGCGCTCGGCCAGACCTCCGATTTCCTGGTCGTCGACCGCGACGGCCTTGGGAATAATCTGGAGGAATTCTTCTTCGAAACCCCCTTTGTCATCAAAGAGCCAGCGCCATGA
- a CDS encoding HepT-like ribonuclease domain-containing protein encodes MSEPRAIDYLNEMQKAAAEALYFVGGMDEAAFAEDNLTFKAVAFCHFTIGAAASRLLVTHPEFATEHPTLPWTKICGTGNRILEDVFALDPSEIWEATYRTLPELLVEIDAIRHWHAEGE; translated from the coding sequence ATGAGCGAGCCGCGTGCTATCGACTATCTCAATGAAATGCAGAAGGCGGCAGCCGAAGCGCTGTATTTTGTCGGCGGAATGGATGAGGCAGCCTTCGCCGAGGACAATCTCACGTTCAAGGCGGTTGCCTTCTGCCATTTCACCATCGGCGCGGCTGCGTCCCGATTGCTCGTAACCCATCCGGAATTTGCCACCGAGCATCCCACTCTACCGTGGACGAAAATCTGCGGCACGGGCAACCGTATCCTTGAAGACGTCTTCGCCCTCGATCCGTCCGAGATATGGGAGGCCACCTATCGCACCCTGCCGGAGCTTCTTGTCGAGATCGACGCCATTCGTCACTGGCATGCGGAAGGCGAGTGA
- the uraD gene encoding 2-oxo-4-hydroxy-4-carboxy-5-ureidoimidazoline decarboxylase — translation MLSREDFVSRFGGVFEHSPFIAERAYDAGSVMEPLTASGVHAALAAVFRAASREERLGVLCAHPDLAGRLAIAGELTEDSRKEQAGAGLDRLSPAEHVRFSELNSAYLEKFGFPFIIAVKGLSKGDILSAFESRIGNRPDEEFATATAQVERIALLRLTSMLPEGE, via the coding sequence ATGCTGTCGCGGGAGGATTTCGTTTCCCGCTTCGGCGGCGTGTTTGAACATTCGCCCTTCATCGCCGAGCGCGCCTACGACGCCGGCAGCGTGATGGAGCCGCTAACGGCATCAGGCGTGCATGCGGCGCTTGCCGCCGTCTTCCGCGCGGCAAGCCGGGAGGAGCGCCTCGGGGTGCTCTGCGCCCATCCGGATCTCGCCGGGCGCCTGGCGATCGCAGGCGAACTCACAGAGGACAGCCGCAAGGAGCAGGCTGGCGCCGGTCTCGATCGGCTGAGCCCGGCCGAGCATGTCCGCTTCAGCGAACTGAATTCGGCCTATCTCGAAAAATTCGGCTTTCCTTTCATCATCGCCGTAAAAGGGCTCAGCAAGGGCGACATCCTTTCGGCCTTCGAGTCCCGGATCGGCAATCGCCCGGATGAAGAATTCGCGACCGCGACGGCGCAGGTCGAACGGATCGCCCTGCTGCGCCTGACATCGATGTTGCCGGAGGGTGAATGA
- the puuE gene encoding allantoinase PuuE — protein sequence MVSETYPRNLVGYGRQTPDPKWPEEACVAVQFVINYEEGGESSILDGDPASENLLSEIVGAAAWPGQRNLNMESIYEYGSRAGFWRLWRMFTDLKVQATVYGVTLAMARNPEAVAAMKEAGWEIASHGYRWLEYKDFPEDLERKHILEAVRLHTELTGERPYGMYQGKPSDNTLRLVQEEGGFLYSSDSYADDLPYWVRGVDGKPFLIIPYTLETNDMRFATPQGFNAGDQFFTYLKDAFDTLYEEGKAGSPKMMSVGLHCRLVGRPGRAAALKRFIEYVLKHDKVWIPRRIEIAEHWHKHHQPDAI from the coding sequence ATGGTATCCGAGACTTATCCGCGCAATCTCGTCGGCTATGGGCGCCAGACGCCCGACCCGAAGTGGCCTGAAGAGGCATGCGTCGCCGTGCAGTTTGTCATCAATTACGAGGAGGGCGGCGAGAGCTCGATCCTCGACGGCGATCCGGCGTCCGAAAACCTGCTGTCGGAGATCGTCGGCGCGGCTGCCTGGCCGGGGCAGCGCAATCTCAATATGGAATCGATCTACGAATATGGTTCGCGGGCCGGCTTCTGGCGGCTCTGGCGGATGTTCACCGATCTCAAGGTGCAGGCGACCGTCTACGGCGTGACGCTGGCGATGGCCCGCAACCCGGAGGCGGTCGCAGCGATGAAGGAGGCGGGCTGGGAGATTGCCAGCCATGGCTATCGCTGGCTGGAATACAAGGATTTCCCCGAGGATCTCGAGCGCAAGCATATTCTCGAAGCCGTGCGCCTGCACACGGAACTGACCGGCGAGCGGCCTTACGGCATGTATCAAGGCAAGCCCTCCGACAATACGCTTCGGCTGGTGCAGGAGGAGGGCGGTTTCCTCTACTCCTCTGATTCCTATGCCGACGACCTGCCTTACTGGGTGAGGGGCGTCGACGGCAAACCTTTCCTAATCATTCCCTATACGCTCGAAACCAACGATATGCGGTTTGCGACGCCGCAGGGCTTCAACGCCGGTGACCAGTTCTTCACCTATCTCAAGGATGCCTTCGACACGCTTTACGAGGAAGGCAAGGCGGGCAGCCCGAAGATGATGTCGGTCGGCCTGCATTGCCGTCTCGTCGGGCGTCCCGGCCGGGCGGCGGCGCTGAAGCGCTTCATCGAATATGTACTGAAGCACGACAAGGTCTGGATTCCGCGCCGCATCGAGATTGCCGAGCACTGGCACAAGCATCACCAGCCGGACGCGATCTGA
- a CDS encoding DUF1045 domain-containing protein, whose protein sequence is MRYAICFTPPASDPLSLVAANWLGRNVYSGDMLEPPAVRGLGIHEIAFHTAVPRRYGFHGVLKAPFHLSADMSESQLLRDLMRFAGTFTPFQISRLEIARLGSFYSLVPSAPCEQIQCLASAIVQEFDRYRAPLSEADIERSDPDGLSAAQFANLHRWGNPYVMDEFRFHMPVTGSINAIDMPRIEAALRTIFEPVLKEPVMVSNVALMIEEGTGGPFRVHSLHPMGKVSARRIA, encoded by the coding sequence ATGCGCTATGCCATTTGCTTCACGCCTCCGGCGAGCGACCCGCTGTCGCTCGTAGCCGCCAATTGGCTTGGTCGAAACGTATATTCGGGCGATATGCTGGAGCCTCCGGCCGTCCGCGGCCTCGGCATTCACGAGATCGCCTTTCATACCGCGGTGCCGCGGCGCTATGGTTTCCATGGCGTTCTGAAAGCGCCGTTCCATCTGTCCGCCGATATGTCCGAATCGCAACTCCTGCGCGATCTCATGCGTTTTGCCGGAACATTCACTCCCTTCCAGATTTCACGTCTCGAGATTGCCCGGCTCGGCAGCTTCTATAGCCTGGTGCCGAGCGCTCCTTGTGAGCAGATCCAGTGTCTGGCTTCGGCAATCGTTCAGGAGTTCGATCGCTACCGCGCGCCGCTGAGCGAAGCCGACATCGAGCGCAGCGATCCGGATGGGTTGTCGGCGGCGCAATTCGCCAATCTGCATCGTTGGGGCAACCCTTATGTCATGGACGAGTTCCGCTTCCATATGCCGGTGACAGGCTCGATCAACGCGATCGACATGCCCCGCATCGAAGCGGCGCTGCGAACGATCTTCGAGCCCGTCCTGAAGGAGCCGGTGATGGTTTCGAACGTGGCATTGATGATCGAAGAGGGCACTGGCGGTCCCTTCCGTGTCCACTCGCTGCACCCTATGGGCAAGGTCAGCGCGCGCAGGATCGCTTGA
- a CDS encoding NAD(P)/FAD-dependent oxidoreductase: protein MGKADSPAPASGQLSCELLIVGAGIMGLWAAVHAERRGIATIIADAGRLGGGASGGLLGALMPHMPDRWSEKKQFQFDALVSLEAEIAALEAATGLSAGYNRSGRLIPLPKPHLNRIARGHSEDAERHWQAGERRFHWHVVDRPDADGWVDASAGASGFVHDTLAARVAPRSLMSALIASLRQAKFVRILEYAAVAGLDPDRGTADIGGETIAFSRCILAAGHQSFPLLQELTLGPKKPLGQPVKGQATLLKAAIDPALPTIFLDGLYIVAHEGGHVAIGSTSENRFNDPFSTDAQLDALIETARAIVPILRDAPVVERWAGLRPKAIDRDPMIGCHPDHPRLIALTGGFKVSFGLAHRLAEAAVCIADDIDCEYLLPESFAISSHIAAASR from the coding sequence ATGGGAAAAGCGGATAGTCCCGCGCCGGCCTCAGGTCAATTGTCCTGCGAATTGCTGATCGTCGGCGCCGGCATCATGGGGCTCTGGGCGGCCGTCCATGCCGAGCGTCGCGGCATCGCCACAATCATCGCCGACGCCGGCAGATTGGGTGGAGGCGCGAGCGGCGGCCTGCTCGGCGCGCTGATGCCGCATATGCCGGACCGGTGGTCGGAGAAGAAGCAGTTCCAGTTCGATGCGCTGGTCTCGCTCGAAGCCGAGATCGCAGCGCTGGAAGCGGCGACCGGGCTCTCGGCCGGTTACAACAGGTCCGGACGGCTGATCCCGCTGCCGAAGCCGCATCTCAATCGCATTGCACGCGGGCATTCCGAGGATGCCGAACGTCATTGGCAGGCTGGCGAGCGCCGGTTCCACTGGCATGTGGTCGACAGGCCTGATGCGGACGGCTGGGTTGACGCATCTGCCGGCGCGAGCGGCTTCGTGCACGACACGCTGGCCGCCCGCGTTGCGCCCCGCTCGTTGATGTCAGCGCTCATCGCTTCGCTGCGGCAGGCAAAATTCGTGCGCATCCTAGAATATGCGGCCGTTGCCGGCCTCGACCCGGATCGCGGCACAGCTGACATTGGCGGGGAAACCATTGCTTTCAGCCGCTGCATCCTGGCCGCCGGCCATCAGTCCTTTCCGTTGCTGCAGGAATTGACGCTGGGGCCGAAAAAGCCGCTCGGCCAGCCAGTGAAGGGGCAAGCGACGCTATTGAAAGCCGCTATCGACCCGGCGCTGCCGACGATCTTTCTCGACGGGCTCTATATCGTGGCGCATGAGGGAGGGCATGTCGCGATCGGCAGCACCAGCGAGAACCGTTTCAACGATCCCTTTTCGACGGATGCCCAGCTTGATGCGCTGATCGAGACCGCACGCGCCATCGTACCGATCCTGCGCGATGCGCCTGTTGTCGAACGTTGGGCGGGGCTTCGCCCGAAGGCGATCGACCGCGATCCGATGATCGGCTGTCATCCCGATCACCCACGCCTGATCGCGTTGACCGGCGGCTTCAAGGTCAGCTTCGGCCTGGCGCACCGGCTGGCGGAAGCGGCGGTTTGTATCGCAGACGACATAGATTGCGAATATTTGCTGCCGGAAAGCTTTGCGATTTCAAGCCATATCGCGGCGGCTTCACGTTAA
- the mnmD gene encoding tRNA (5-methylaminomethyl-2-thiouridine)(34)-methyltransferase MnmD, with protein MTDVNPDQIGAGAPQPLEWRDGDMPYSTAFGDHFYCQTDGRLECGHVFLAGNHLPERWKGRQEFVIGELGFGTGLNFAETWRQWKLHRAAGQHLHFVSFELHPMRGEEIGRALSHWRELDAERRALTAAWPQTPAGTVLLDLDDQTRLSVVCGAALDGVRTAKPGFDAWYLDGFAPSRNGDMWSEDLMRAVNEKTAAGGTFATYAAAGFVRRNLIAAGFIVERRKGFAGKREMLCGVKAFQRAGIADADAGRLKQ; from the coding sequence ATGACAGACGTGAACCCTGATCAGATTGGTGCGGGCGCGCCGCAGCCGCTCGAATGGCGCGACGGCGATATGCCCTATTCCACAGCCTTTGGCGATCATTTTTATTGCCAGACCGATGGACGGCTGGAATGCGGTCATGTCTTCCTCGCCGGCAATCACCTGCCGGAGCGCTGGAAGGGGCGGCAGGAGTTCGTCATCGGCGAACTCGGCTTCGGCACCGGCCTGAACTTCGCCGAGACCTGGCGGCAATGGAAGCTGCATCGCGCGGCTGGCCAGCACCTGCATTTCGTCTCTTTCGAACTCCACCCGATGCGCGGCGAAGAGATCGGTCGGGCGCTCTCGCATTGGCGGGAACTCGATGCCGAACGTCGGGCGCTGACGGCGGCTTGGCCGCAAACGCCTGCCGGCACCGTTTTGCTCGATCTAGACGATCAGACGCGGCTCAGCGTCGTCTGCGGCGCGGCACTCGACGGCGTCAGGACGGCGAAGCCCGGCTTCGACGCCTGGTATCTTGATGGCTTCGCCCCCTCGCGCAACGGCGACATGTGGTCGGAGGACCTGATGCGCGCGGTCAACGAAAAGACCGCCGCCGGCGGAACCTTCGCCACTTATGCCGCTGCCGGCTTCGTGCGCCGCAATCTCATCGCCGCCGGCTTTATCGTCGAGCGCCGCAAAGGCTTCGCCGGCAAGCGCGAAATGCTCTGCGGCGTCAAAGCGTTCCAGCGGGCAGGGATTGCCGACGCGGATGCTGGCCGCCTTAAGCAGTAG